The Pectobacterium wasabiae CFBP 3304 DNA segment GATGCACTGAATAAGTGGGTAGAGCGGCTGGATGTATTGGCTGGTGGACATGAGAATGTTGTTTTGCTTCCGGGGAGCAGAACGGCTTAAACTGATTAGGCAAGGCTAGGTCGGCCAACCGAAAAGCGGGAAACCCTACCCGCCTGCCTTGCTAACTTATTTAGGGGCGTTGAGGGTGACGACATGGGTATGCCATTACGCGAATATTATCCCGTTAAGCGTGCGGCTGAATTATTAGGTTGCGAAGTCGGCGATTTATTTCATTGGGCATCGATTGGCGCGATTAAGCTATATGTTTCTTTTGAAAATGGTACGGGCTTTGTTCGTTTTTTCGGTGATGGAATAAAAAATGAAGATAGAGATTTAGACCGGTTTACAGAAGAGCAATTTGAATCTGCGGCGATTTTGAAAAATGAGCTATGTACACGGGGTTTTGTATCTGATTCTTTTTCTCGTGTACTTGATTTATTTATTAAAGATGAAGAGGGTAATATAGATAACTCCATTGAAAAGGATGGTGGATATCCATGTTCTTTCAGTGGGTTATGGGCATTGCCGCACACGGCTTTTGGCGTTGGCGTATTATATGATTTTCAACCAAGTTTGTACGACCTTTTTTTATCGATAAATAATAAGATGTTTGTCTCTTTTGAGTTGGATGAATTTATTAATTTAGAACTTGACGGGATTTATGTAATTAAAAGTGATTTCTTAACTATAAAAAATTGCAGTGACGGGGAGGAACTTCCAAATTACATTAATGGTGGTAAGGAAAAAATAGTTCTGCCAAAAAATCCCGATCATACTTATCCTCTTTATGCAGATGATGCTCACTCAACAAAAACTATAAATCTGCGTACTCAGTTCATAAAATCGCTTTTGCGCATTCATTATGGAAACGAGGTGGCGGAAAAACCGCGCCGATTTCTTGATGGAAATGACAGTGATATAAGAAAAGATTTTAAAAATCTTAATATCATAGCCCCATCAGGAAAGACTGTTCAGGGATGGGTTAATGAGGTTGATATCCCTTTCTCTGTCGATGAGTGATCTCTGGAAATTCCGTTAACTTTCCGGAATATTCCAGACAAGTTTTTTTTGATTGATAACAATACCCTCCACAAACCTAGAAACAGTGGAGGCAGCATGAGCAATATTATCTTTACCCCACCTAACCCCGAGCAACGCCGTAACCTTCTTGAAGAGTACGGCTTCAAGTTTGATCGCCGGATTCGTGAAGATGAATGCGGTGAAATCACCAGCCTTTCCCGTTCCAGTCGCTGGAAGATGGAGCAAGAGGGGCGCTTCCCGCCTCGTTGCCATTTTGGCCGTAATAGTTGTGCCTGGCTTCTTAGTGATGTGCTCTGGTGGGTTCGCAATCCGCCATCTGTAGAGAACGTTAATAACCCATATAGCCGTAAATCGGCCTAACAGAATCAATATGCAATTACTCGCAAGATCGCCTGATCAGCGAAAAGAAAATTAATTGCGGTACATTGCGCTAAGTAAATTGCAGCATCCTTAACGCTGTCGCGGCGGCTCTGAATAACAACTTTTTGGAGCGATAGAAATGACTCAGAAAAAAATTACGGCCTTAACTGGCTGCGGCCAAACTCAGCCAGAAACCAGCCAAACGGGTAATTCCGGCAATAACTTTGCTGCGCGAATCCCTGTAACCATAAGCAATATCGGCGGGAAAGAAATTCAGTCAGTTCGTGGGCGAAAACTTCATGAGTTTTTAAAAGTTGGGCGTGACTTCACTAACTGGATTAAAGGCCGAATCAAGCAATACGGATTTGTTGAAGGGGTTGATTATGTAATTGTTGAAAATTTGACCTCGCCAAAACGGGCGAGTTCAAAATCTCGCCAGCGCATCGAACACGATTACATTCTCAGCCTGAATATGGCGAAAGAGCTTTCGATGGTCGAACGTAACGATCAGGGAAAGTTGGCTCGTCAGTATTTCATCGACTGCGAAGAACGTTTACGCCGTGTAGCACCGGAGGAACATCAAGCCGCCCTGCTGAACTGGCGAAAGAATCGCGTAGCGGCCTGTGAAGATCACAAAAGCATGGCCGACGCAATGAAGGGCTATATCGAGCGTACCGGAGACAAACAGCACGGCTTTGCCTACAGCAATGAATGTTCGTTCCTGAATGACCTTGTGTTGGGCGTACACCCGCGAATCTGGGCGAAACAGAAAGGTATCGCAGTTAAGCAGGTACGTGACCATATGAACGCTGATCAACTGGCGTTATTAGCTTATTTGGGAAACCGTGATTGTGCGTTGTTGGATTTGGATACGCCGACAATTGCCCGCAAGGCGAAATTAACTGAACTGGCTCAGCGCTGGCTGGCTAAACGTTTGCTGGGGGTATCTGATGCTAAATAAAACAAAAGCGGCCATGCCGGGCCGCTCGTGTCACTGCACAAAACTAAAGCATGTCCAGAATAACACGCTGATCGATCAGGTCAATTATTTACGCCTAATTCCAGCATATTGTGAACACGAACAATATTCGAGTTTGCCTGAACATAAACAGTATTTAGATTTACTTAACCAGCTCAAAATTGAGTCCGCTGATTTCATTCAATTTTTAGCTTTTGAGATAGCTAGTGTATTCTTGGTCGAAAATAACTTTTATTTCTTTGATGCTTTTATC contains these protein-coding regions:
- a CDS encoding helix-turn-helix transcriptional regulator codes for the protein MSNIIFTPPNPEQRRNLLEEYGFKFDRRIREDECGEITSLSRSSRWKMEQEGRFPPRCHFGRNSCAWLLSDVLWWVRNPPSVENVNNPYSRKSA
- a CDS encoding phage antirepressor Ant, with the translated sequence MTQKKITALTGCGQTQPETSQTGNSGNNFAARIPVTISNIGGKEIQSVRGRKLHEFLKVGRDFTNWIKGRIKQYGFVEGVDYVIVENLTSPKRASSKSRQRIEHDYILSLNMAKELSMVERNDQGKLARQYFIDCEERLRRVAPEEHQAALLNWRKNRVAACEDHKSMADAMKGYIERTGDKQHGFAYSNECSFLNDLVLGVHPRIWAKQKGIAVKQVRDHMNADQLALLAYLGNRDCALLDLDTPTIARKAKLTELAQRWLAKRLLGVSDAK